The nucleotide window GCTCAAAGCTTTTCTGCTCAGCGTGGCCACCCTCTTCTGCCTCTGGCTGCTGCTGGCGGGAACGGATCCCCACGAATTGCTGGCCGCGGCGATAGTTTCCGTGCTGGTGAGCCTGGTCATTTTGCCCCGGCTGGAAGTTTTGCAGGGGATCCGCCTCAATCCCAAGGCCCTGTTTTATCTGCCAGTCTATCTGGCGGTTTTCCTAATCGCGCTGGTGAAAAGCACGCTGGATGTGGCGCGCCGCGTCGTTTCGCCGTCTCTGCCGATCAATCCAGGCATCGTGAAGGTGAAAACCAGGCTGAAAACACCTCTGGGCAGGATCGTTCTGGCCAATTCAATCACCCTGACGCCGGGAACCATGACTGTGGAAACCGAAGGCGAAGACCTCTATATCCACTGGATCGACATCCGGGAAGAAGATGCGGAATCGGCTACAAAGCGCATCGTGAGCGGTTTTGAGAAATATCTGGAGGTGATCTTTGGATAACATGGTCCTTACCCTCCTGTCGGTCTCTTTCTACGTGATCCTGTTGGCCCTGCTGACCTCATTCCTCCGCTTTTTGAAAGGCCCCACCTGCGTGGACAGGATGGTGGCTCTGGATACGATGACGGTGGTGGGGATTTCGTTGATCGTGCTGCTGGCCGTAAGCGCCGGCCGGAACATCTATCTGGACGTGGCGCTGGTCTACGCCCTGCTCAGTTTTCTGGGCGGGATCGCGGTGGCGCGTTATCTGGAAAGGGGGATCTGATGCAGATTCTGGGAGCAATAATCACCCTGCTGGGGTCCATCTTACTGTTTCTGGGAAGCCTGGGGGTCCTGCGGATGCCGGATGTCTACAACCGCATGCAGGCTGGCACCAAAGCCACGACCCTGGGTACGATGCTGACTTTGGCCGGGATCGGGATCATCCTGCCCCACTGGCTACCACGCCTGGTCCTGCTGATAATCTTCATCATCTTCACCAATCCGATCAGTTCGCACGCGCTTTCCCGGGCCGCGCACCGCATGGGGATCAAACTCACGGAGCGCAGCGTGCGGGACGAATTGGTGCAGGAAATTCCCGAACCAGACGGGGGAGGGGAGGATTGCAATGTTTGAAACAGCGGCTTTGATAGTTTTGGGCCTGATCAGCGTGGTGGCGGCAGTTTTTGCCATCCATGCCAAAAGGATAGTGAGCGCGGTGATCGCCTCCGGAGTGATCAGCCTGATGGCCTCGATAATGTTTTTGATCATGGGCTCGCCGGATGTGGCCATGACGGAAGCGACCATCGGAGCGGGGCTCACCACCGTCATCTTCCTCTACGCCCTGAAGCATATCCGCGCTTCCAAAGGCGGCAAAGATGATTAAATACCTTCTGATCTTCGTGGCCATAATCGGTTTTGCCTGGGTGCTGTTTCCGCTGGTGCGGGATTTTGCCCAGCCTCAGGAACTCAATCCTCTGGCCGCTGAATATGTGCGCGGCTCCGCGGCCGACCTGAACGTGCCCAATGTCGTGACCTCGGTTGTGGTCACCTACCGCGGCCTGGATACCTTGGGCGAGGTCACTGTGCTGTTTCTGGCCACGGCGGGGATCGGCTATTTCCTCCGGCGCAGAAAGAGCAAACAGCCGGATAAACGCACTCCCGGCAGCGAGATCCTGCAGACCGGGGCTAGGTTGTTGACGCCGTTGATCGCGATCCTTGGCATCTATATCTTCACCCACGGGCATCTGAGCCCGGGCGGCGGTTTTCAGGGCGGCGTGGTGATCGCATCAGGCATATTGCTGATCTTCCTGGCCGAGACCGAATTCCGCCTTTCGCATCTGCTCCTGCACCTGAGCGAATCGCTTTCCGGGATAGTCTACGTCCTGTTGGGGCTGTTGGGACTGCTGCTTCTGGGCGCCAATCATTATCTGGATCCGCGCTATCTTCTGGCAGGGAGATATCTGGCCCTGTTTTCCGCGGGGGCCGTTCCGATCATTTATAGCCTGATCGGGGTCAAGGTCGGCAGCGAACTCGCGAGCGTCCTCAGCTCGATTCAGGACGACGGAGGTGAGCAATGACAATGCTGATTTTTGGCTCGCTGCTCGTAGTCATCGGCGTTTGGGCGATCCTTTCCCGCAAGGACCTGATCCGCATGATAATCGGGTTTACCATCGTGGATACCGGGGTGCATCTGCTCATCGTGGCGGTCGGCTATGTAAAGGGCAAAACCGCTCCGATCATCGACGCGGCCGTGAGTTCTGCCGCTCCAGCCCAGGCGGGGCTGGAAGCGGTGGGCAAAGTGGTCGATCCGGTCCCCTCGGCGCTGGTGCTGACTGCGATCGTGATCGGGCTGGCCGTGACAGGACTGATGCTGGCCTATGCCGTGCGGCTGAACAAACTCGGCAAAAGCACCAACATTGACGACTATGAGGAGCAGAAATGGTGAATCCCCTCTATCTGATCGCGGTTTTCCTGGCTGCCGCCTTCGCCGTCGCCCTGGTGGACAAGGTCAGCCGCAAACTCTCTCTGGGCTTCGTTTACGCTGCCCTGGTCGCTGTTGTGGGCCTGGCCGCGTGGCGCTTGTTCGAATTGAACCAGGATTCGGCCCTCGCGAGCACATTTTTCACCGCGGGATTCAGGCCTCCGTTGTCCATCGCCCTCGCTTTCGGGCTCAAAGAGGCAGTGCTGGTCGGCCTGGTCAACTTATTGGGACTTCTGGGCGGGATCAGCCTCGCGCGCAGATTTTCCCAGGACGGGGCCCAGCCCATGGCCCTGTTTTTGTTGGTTTTGCTGGGCGCCAACGGACTGATCCTCACCCGGGACATCTTCAATGCCTTTGTTTTCCTGGAGATCCTCTCCATAGCGGGTTATGCCCTGATCGCGATCCGGCAGACCAAAAACTCCCTGGCCGCCGGGATCAAATACATGATGGCCGGTGGAATATCGAGCTTCATCCTGCTGATCGGGATCATCTTTGCCTATCATCATACCGGCACCTTGAACATCGACTCCTGGATCGCCCTGGGGCAGATCCCCGCTCCTGCGTATCAGGTGGCAGTATTCCTGATCATGATGGCGCTGTTCATCGACCTGAAGCCTTTTCCAGCAAATGGTTGGGCGCTGGATGTGTATCAAAGCGTGCATGGGAGCATGGGCGCGGTTTTTTCCGGCATCCACAGTACCGCCCTGCTCTACCTGATGTACAAGCTGCTGCCCGTCCTGCCTTCGAATCTGGTCACCCTGGTGGCCATCGCGGGGCTGGCAAGTTTCGTGCTTTCCAACCTGCTGGGTATCAGGCAGACCGACTCCAAACGCCTGCTGGGCTATTCTTCGGTCGCCCAGACCGGCCTGCTGGTCTTTGTGCTGTATGGGCTAAGCAGTCTTGGCTTTGCGGAGGAGTACACGCTGCTGGTGGCCTTTTTCCTGCTATTGACCAATGTTTTGGCCAAAAGCGGCCTGTTCTGGCTTTCCGAGGTGGTGGAAAAGCAAGGCCTGGCTGCCTGGGCGGCGATCAGGCAAAACAAGACCCTGCTGGTCAGTTTTGGCATCTTCATCATCGCCCTGTCCGGCCTGCCGCCTTTCCCTTCCTTCTTTGGCAAATGGTTTCTGGTCAGTTCACTGGCCCAGTCCAGCCAGCCCTACTGGCTCGCAGCCGTGCTTTTGGGATCTTTGTTTGAGGCGGTGTATCTGTTCCGCTGGCTGGGCCTGGTGGTCAAAGGCAAATCCGCGGAGGAGCCCAAACAGTCTGTGCACCAATATCTTGCCCTGACCGGAGCTGTCGGTTTCCTTGTTATGGGAACCTTCTATGTTTTCATACAAATCCTGCAACTGCCGCTGTACATACTCTTTCCCGCGCTGGGGCTGTTCTTGTTCTGGATGCTGGATTTCCTGCCGGTGAAGCTGAAAGGGGCTTTGGCGATCGTTCTTCTGGCGGCCTATTCCTGGTTCGGGATCTGGCCGGGAATTCCATTGATGGGAAAGATCTTTGCCCTGATCCTTATGGGCGGAGCGATCGTGCAGATCTTTGCCTTTATGAACCGCAAAGGCACAGCCGAAGGGCTTTTCCCGCTCCTGGTGATGCTGGTGCTATCCTTGGGAAACATCCTGCTGGCAAGCACCAAACTTGATTTCTTCCTCTCCTGGGAATTCATGACCGTCTCCTCGTACCTGCTGATCCTACGGGGCAAACAGGCGGAAAAGCCAGCTCTCAACTACATTTTGTTTTCCCTGGGCGCGGCCTATCTGATCCTTAGCGGCCTGGTTTTGATGCCTCTGAACTATCCCATGTGCAGTTCTCTGCTCTGGACCAGCAATTTCCTCAGCATCGGGATGCTGCCCCTGATCCTGATCATGCTGGGCTTTCTGGTGAAGATCGGCGCGCTGGGAGTTCATGTCTGGTTGCCCGGAGCCTATGCAGAGGCAGAGGATGAGACCACATCCCTGATCTCGTCAGTGCTTTCCAAAGCCGGGATCTTCGGAATGGTATTGTTCCTGCCCCTGGGCATGCGCGTCCTAGCGGAACACGGCTATCTGCCCGTAATCCTGGGTTGGATCGGGGTTTTGACCGCCCTGGCCGGAGCCCTGATGGCGGTGTTTGAAGAAGACGCCAAACGGTTGCTGGCCTATTCCAGCATGAGCCAGCTGGGATACATCGTGGCCGGGCTTTCCCTGATGACTCATCTGGGCTGGGTTTCCGCGCTCTACCTGACAGTCACCCACATGCTCTTCAAGGGTCTGATCTTCATGGCCATGGCTGGAGTTTTCCTGCGCACCGGCACCCGCAACATGTATGAGCTGGGAGGCCTGATCAAGAAGATGCCCATCTCCTTCATCAGCGTGCTGATGGGCATCATAGCCGTTTCGGGAGTGCCGCCGCTGACGGGATTCGGCTCCAAATGGTTCGTTTACACCTCGCTGCTGGAAAGCGGACGCTATCTCGAGGCCGGAGTTGCTTTCTTTGCCTCCGCCGTGGCCTTCCTCTATCTCTACAAGCTGATCCACACAGTCTTTCTCGGCCAGGCCAAGCCAAACCAGTCCCAGGTGAAGGAAGCGCCCATCTGGTACATCATCCCGCAGGGCGTGTTCATCATGGCGATTATGGTCTTCTCCCTGTTTCCCAATCTGCTTACCAAACCGCTGTCACTGGCCGTGGGAGATTACATTGCCAAACCTGAATGGCTGAGTTGGAC belongs to Candidatus Syntrophosphaera sp. and includes:
- a CDS encoding NADH-quinone oxidoreductase subunit F, with product MVNPLYLIAVFLAAAFAVALVDKVSRKLSLGFVYAALVAVVGLAAWRLFELNQDSALASTFFTAGFRPPLSIALAFGLKEAVLVGLVNLLGLLGGISLARRFSQDGAQPMALFLLVLLGANGLILTRDIFNAFVFLEILSIAGYALIAIRQTKNSLAAGIKYMMAGGISSFILLIGIIFAYHHTGTLNIDSWIALGQIPAPAYQVAVFLIMMALFIDLKPFPANGWALDVYQSVHGSMGAVFSGIHSTALLYLMYKLLPVLPSNLVTLVAIAGLASFVLSNLLGIRQTDSKRLLGYSSVAQTGLLVFVLYGLSSLGFAEEYTLLVAFFLLLTNVLAKSGLFWLSEVVEKQGLAAWAAIRQNKTLLVSFGIFIIALSGLPPFPSFFGKWFLVSSLAQSSQPYWLAAVLLGSLFEAVYLFRWLGLVVKGKSAEEPKQSVHQYLALTGAVGFLVMGTFYVFIQILQLPLYILFPALGLFLFWMLDFLPVKLKGALAIVLLAAYSWFGIWPGIPLMGKIFALILMGGAIVQIFAFMNRKGTAEGLFPLLVMLVLSLGNILLASTKLDFFLSWEFMTVSSYLLILRGKQAEKPALNYILFSLGAAYLILSGLVLMPLNYPMCSSLLWTSNFLSIGMLPLILIMLGFLVKIGALGVHVWLPGAYAEAEDETTSLISSVLSKAGIFGMVLFLPLGMRVLAEHGYLPVILGWIGVLTALAGALMAVFEEDAKRLLAYSSMSQLGYIVAGLSLMTHLGWVSALYLTVTHMLFKGLIFMAMAGVFLRTGTRNMYELGGLIKKMPISFISVLMGIIAVSGVPPLTGFGSKWFVYTSLLESGRYLEAGVAFFASAVAFLYLYKLIHTVFLGQAKPNQSQVKEAPIWYIIPQGVFIMAIMVFSLFPNLLTKPLSLAVGDYIAKPEWLSWTGYTIHLASPNLSGYWNGNLVMYVTMGVFIVPLLWLLLVNAKTQKVKQFNIVYAAERPFKPWTTHFAYNMFAHYYKALGNLVKPRALAFWNGVGEWTYSIAATMARLYTGNGQTYLLHIFLYLITLYLLLGVKI
- a CDS encoding cation:proton antiporter (subunit F of antiporter complex involved in resistance to high concentrations of Na+, K+, Li+ and/or alkali) encodes the protein MVLTLLSVSFYVILLALLTSFLRFLKGPTCVDRMVALDTMTVVGISLIVLLAVSAGRNIYLDVALVYALLSFLGGIAVARYLERGI
- the mnhG gene encoding monovalent cation/H(+) antiporter subunit G produces the protein MQILGAIITLLGSILLFLGSLGVLRMPDVYNRMQAGTKATTLGTMLTLAGIGIILPHWLPRLVLLIIFIIFTNPISSHALSRAAHRMGIKLTERSVRDELVQEIPEPDGGGEDCNV
- a CDS encoding DUF4040 domain-containing protein encodes the protein MFETAALIVLGLISVVAAVFAIHAKRIVSAVIASGVISLMASIMFLIMGSPDVAMTEATIGAGLTTVIFLYALKHIRASKGGKDD
- a CDS encoding Na+/H+ antiporter subunit E is translated as MQKLKAFLLSVATLFCLWLLLAGTDPHELLAAAIVSVLVSLVILPRLEVLQGIRLNPKALFYLPVYLAVFLIALVKSTLDVARRVVSPSLPINPGIVKVKTRLKTPLGRIVLANSITLTPGTMTVETEGEDLYIHWIDIREEDAESATKRIVSGFEKYLEVIFG
- a CDS encoding sodium:proton antiporter, with amino-acid sequence MTMLIFGSLLVVIGVWAILSRKDLIRMIIGFTIVDTGVHLLIVAVGYVKGKTAPIIDAAVSSAAPAQAGLEAVGKVVDPVPSALVLTAIVIGLAVTGLMLAYAVRLNKLGKSTNIDDYEEQKW
- a CDS encoding sodium:proton antiporter, with product MIKYLLIFVAIIGFAWVLFPLVRDFAQPQELNPLAAEYVRGSAADLNVPNVVTSVVVTYRGLDTLGEVTVLFLATAGIGYFLRRRKSKQPDKRTPGSEILQTGARLLTPLIAILGIYIFTHGHLSPGGGFQGGVVIASGILLIFLAETEFRLSHLLLHLSESLSGIVYVLLGLLGLLLLGANHYLDPRYLLAGRYLALFSAGAVPIIYSLIGVKVGSELASVLSSIQDDGGEQ